AGTATCTCACTGGCAGTCCCTCGTGAGTGCGGCACACACCTTTTTCTTTGTTTCGGAGTGGGGCGCGTACTATTACCACTATGTTCCACACCATTTTCTGGCCTTCATGCCGAGTCTTCCTCCGCCGCCAACTCAACGTCGTCGTAACCAATTTCAACCAAACCTCCATGCTCACTGGTACTTTGACATCACTATAGGTAGGTCTCCGTgggtcttgggcaagatgacttcgGTTCACACGTGAAAGTGCTTCGAAAGGCACCGGCTCCCAATGGTGAAATTCTTGCTGAAAGCACAGCTAGGTGCTGGCACTCAATCAAGTAGTAGCGCTAGCACGTCACTCGGTGGCAATTTCTCCTTAGGCGCATTTCTCAGCAACACAAAATGAGGGTTTCGCTCGTTATAGGACTTGACCAAACATCTCACGACACGAGCTGACGACAGCCATGCAGCACCTGTATGAAAGTCAGTACCATCCTGTTAAGGACAGGTTTTGTTGTTCATATGTCAAGGGCTGGTAAGGTTTTGCGCGTTGTATCgaattaaaccacatgctccacCGCTTGTGCAGGACCTCGTCAATTCCTTTGAGTTTTGGTCTTGCGACCGTACTCCCCAGGCGGAGTGTTTCACGCGTTAGCTGGGCCCCTGATCCGCGTAGACCAAGGGCGAACACTCATCGTTTACGGCATGGACTACCAGGGTATCTAATCCTGTTCGCTCCCCATCCTTTCGCACCCCAGCGTCGGTAGAGACCCAGAGAGCTGCCTTCGCTTTTGGTGTTCCTTCGTAGATCTACGGATTTCACCCCTACACACGAAATTCCACTCTCCTCTGTCTCACTCAAGTGAATTGGTTTCGAGAGCATTCCGCCACTTTTTGGCGACTTTCACTTTCAACCCGATTCACCGCCTACGTGCCCTTTACGCCCAGTCATTCCGAAGAACACTTGCCCCCCCCGTCTTACCACGGCTGCTGGCACGGAGTTAGCCGGGGCTTCTTCCTTGAGTCCTGTCATGATCGCGCACTCGACGAAAGAGCTTTACAAGCGGCATTGCCCTTCTTCACTCACGCGATATTGCTGGATCGGGCTTTCGCCCATTGTCCAAGATTCCCCACTGCTGCCCCCCATGGGAGTCCGGGCCGTGTCTCAGTCCCAGTGTGGCTGATCATCCGAAAAGACCAGCTAAGCATCATTGGCTTGGTCAGCCTTTACCCGACCAACTACCTAATACTACGCAGGCTCATCAAACAGCGCTTTTGAGCTTTCTTCAGGATTTGGCCCGAACTGTTCGGCAGATTCCCACGCGTTACGCACCCGTTCGCCACTTTGTTCTCAACTATTCCGATTCCAGCAAATGGAGGCCGTTAGGTCAAAGCCGTAGCGCGCGCCCTGTAGTTTTGAAGCAGGGCGAGACAACTTTAGCTAGGAGCCTCTTTTCCTTCTGCCCAGCTCCCCGAAAACAACGTTCGACTTGCATGTGTTAAGCATATAGCTAGCGTTCCTTCTGAGCCAGGATCAAACTCAGATTTTGACTATGATTAGGCGGGGACAGGATTCGAACCTGCAGTCTTCTGGTCATGAGCCTGATGAGTTGACCAATTCCTCTACCCCGCTTCTTCCCCTGATCTTTCTTTCCCTCTTCCCATAAACATTGATTCTCTCTCCTAACCACTCTTAAATATGTGAAATACACGGAATCGATCCAAAACTACAAGCAAGGGAATCAACTCTTATTGCCGTAAAGGAAAAATTACCcctttcctttatatatatatacaaggaACAAGTAGCCTTCGCCACCTATTCCTGAATTAAGGGAACGCGAGAAATCTTTCTCTATGTCAATTCGAAACAAAACAAACGGACGACTGAATCCTATAAACGAAATTCTTTTGAGAAGAGCTTGCGCCTATGCTTCTATAAAAATCACCTATGTGGAACGGATGCTTCTACTTGGTCATCATAGACCAGCAAATCCATTTGAGAGCTGTCTTTCTTTGATGGTAGTGTCCTTTCTTCACGCTCACCATCTCTGCAGAACTTAACAAGATAATCCACGCCAACAACCAAAGCCGACAAGCCTTCGCTCAGAAGCTCTTTCTTCATCTAAGCTTTTAGTAACATTAGCTGCCATCAATAGGGTGGAACGCATTAACCAGTAGAAACCTTGCTTCAAGGTAGATTCTTACATGTTTGGAGTTTTGTCTGGATCCAGGTACCTCAACTATTGGCCTTACATGGCCTAACATGGGTATTCCCTCTTTCTAGTCCCACTCTTCTCCAACAGAGCTCCCTCACTGAGTGAGAATTCGGCATTCCTAGTATGCTCCACTCATTCTACGCCAAGCACCCAATCACGGGATCAGAATCACACTCTAGATCATACCTTTCACGAAAGAAAAGGACAGGCAGCCGCTGCTAAACCAAGATCTCCATCTCTTGACTCCGTCAATCAATCTTACCTTATAGGGCACAAAGGTATATTTACCATACAAGATGTGTGCACCTACTAAAGGGAATAGAAAGATCTTGGGCACAAATACTCCACTTTTCACGAAAGACATAGATTCACCAATGATTGGTTGGACTAAATACTACATTTATTTGCTCAGAAGAAGGAAAGTTGGCTGTGAGAATGATTTCTCGTACGTAGTCTTTCCTAGGACCATTCCAACAGGATGCTCAGAGGTGGGTGGAGAAAAAGCTCAAAAGGCATACTTCCTGCGCTTTCAGAGGATCTAAATCAGTCTTCATCCTTTCGCTTTTCAAAGCCCCTCGCAATAAATATGTAAATTCGTTTCGCAGAAATTCAGAGATTTTCGATCTCCTCGAAAGAAAATGAGTTCGATCAGCAACACCGGTCTCCGCAGCACCAGGATAAAGACCTTCTTTTTACCCATAACCTTTCTCTGTAGCATTGGAACCAAGATCGGGCTTGGCATAGTTACGAGGTTCCCGTTCTATTTAACTAACACTAACTGAAGCTAACCGGAAGCTTTCTTCTCATGCGACTCTTGGATCGAAAAGAGGCCGTTGGACTGGACCACGGCTGAAACTGCCAGGCACGGACTAAAAGCTTTTATTAGGGATTCCCGAGTCAAACGACTACCATACATAGCATAGAGCTGGAAGCTGCACTAGTGTACAGAGAAGACTGGATGTGAACACGGGCGGACATTGGCTATGTATGGGGCACTCACTAATTACTATTAGCAGGAAACAACTAGCAGAAAGAAAGATGAACGCACTTTCACGCCTTGCTCTTCAGCACGTACTCACACGAGGCACTCTCAAATCTCTATTTCAGACCATAATCTTTCGATCCCTTTACCGAAGTGATTGATAGTAGGGCTCCAAAATCATAGGGCTTCTTATATTTTTAGTGTGAACTCACTTCTATTCTATATCAAGATAGGGGCTTCAGTACTTGGCTGACCGCCCGGTGGAAGACCTGGTTCTACCACACAAGGGCAGCTTTCGTAGTCCAGGATTATTTTCCTCATATGTAATTTCACCTCAATGTGGAAATGTCTGATCTTATTCCAAAATAGAAGGTCTTCATGAAGGTCTGTCTTGTTTCAGGAATATAGGTACCGAAGTTCAATAGCGGTAGGTACCAAGGAGAAGACGAGTCAGGGCCGATTGACAAGACTAGCTAGGCTGACCTTCCAGCCATACTCCATCCAATATCGAACGGAAGTGCTAAAGGTTTCATGTGATGCTGACCTCAATGAACCAGACCTCGAGAATTCGTTCATCCCTTCGCTCCGAGGATTGGTCGAGTACTTGGCCACATGCATGAGTAGGCCTGTTGCCGGGATGTCCCATTAAAAAGGCAGGTCCCATATTTGAAATACAAAAATAAGATCAAATAGCGCTCAAGAGGTTTTTCTCGAGGATATTACTCAGTTGGTAAGTCTTCTTATCTATTTCTCAAGGCAATTATACTCATATCGACAATATGAACTGCATGAGAATTAGCATATAGAAATAAAGCTTTACCGAATACAGGTCTAGTAGGTATAGAGCCGTAAGCATGGTGGGGGTGCCGGTGCTTAGGCAGATGCCCCATTGTTCATGATGTTGCAATGAATCCAGTGGATCATCCTCATGGAGGAGGTGAGGGGCGCACGAAAGGAGGTAGACCTTCGGTGTCACCTTGGGGAAAGCTCACCAAAGCAGGATTTCGGGCAGTAGTAGGGGTGGTGAAACTTTAGATGTCAAATGCCACCAATTTTTCTGCTCAAGTTAGAACGTAGTTTTCCGAAGTGAATTGGCCAGTTCCTTTTAAAAGGAGACTGGTTTCTTTTTATAAGCGATTGGCTTCACTTTAGATTTTTTATCATAATTTCTCTTTGATTTATGGGTTGTTATTTATTATTTCGATTTTTGATAAACGAAACGAATCCAAGCCCGACAAGTATAATTCCATTCGGTacctttggggttttctttttcctTCTGGATGACGACGTCACCGCGTCTCCTTATTGTTATTGCGATGGTGACGAGGAACAAAGGGCCGGGGAGATCATCGAAATTACCTCTAGCCCGGAGCCAGAGGGGGTCGTCGACACAACGCCAACCCTGGTGGTGGGGCACTTCGAAGGTCTGGAGACCCTCCTTGAGATTCCCCCTTTACCGGAAACGCCACCCACAGGTCCTTCCTTAGCTCCAGAAGAAAGGGAGCAAGCCCCCTCTATTGGCCTAAACCTCGATGCATCCCAGAGTAGCCGCCGGCTGGACGGCGGCAAACGGGGGGCAAACTCCTCAAAACGAAGTTCTACTTTGTCTTTGGAAGAATTGGAAGAATCGGACTCTAAGTTTAAAGTAGGAGTAGAGTCTTTAGAGGCTCGCTTAGAAGGAATAAAGAGAAAAAAGCAACTGCAAGCGTTCGGGGCTTCTCCTTTTGAGACCGCGAAAGCAGAGCTGGTTACGTCCATTGGGGAAAATTCCCAGTTTCGTGTGGGACTGCTTTTGTCTCTGGATGTCAAATGCCCCTTGACGGGCATACTGGAGGCTCTCGAAAAGACAATAGAGGCCATCTTGAAATGCCAAGGGAAGCCCACAGACTCCCTAGCGTCTCTACTCGACCTAAAATGCGATCTCGAGGCCCCCGAAAAACTCAAGACCGCTCTCCGTCCATATTTAGGACGGTTAGGGCGATTTTTTCAGAAATAAAAACCTTCTGTCGATTTATCCACACTTCCATGACTTCTAGAGGAAAGCTAACTGCTTGCTGGCCGGGAGCTGTATGAGCGGTAACGTCCACGTACGGCTCCGTGAGAAGGTGGACGGAAATGGCCTTGTTGTACCTCACTCCCGTCTTCAATGGGGTCTGCTCTTTTTTTTAGGAGAGTATGCCAATATGATCTTAATGAGGTGCGGGGCTTTGCATCTGACATTCGTTGGGCTTTCCTCTGCGGGAGCCCGCATCCCGGCCTTTTTGTGCAATAAACCCCTCCGGCCGAAGACTAGTGATAGGTGGTCCCGCGGAGCTTTCGGAGAAGGGTAGCCTAGTGTGTAAGCACAACAATGAACCGCGGCGAACCCTCAGACGACCCTTCTAAGATAAGGGGGGAGATCCTCAGTAGTGGTGACCCTTTGACTCTTCCACTGACTTATATATGTACCGAATGCTCATACGGGAAAGTGAACTCCTGGGTCTGGAACCTGGGGGGGTTGCTCCGATAAAAAATCCTTTCTTTCTTGTCCACTCTAGGGGGTGCGGACACACCTGCGCGGATTACAGGTGACGGTTACAAGAATGGCGGGGAAGTGAAGAGTACCCGACGACATTCAGGGATGAATGTAGACCCATCGGGCGGGGATAATCATTCCGGTCCTGGGAGAGGTGGCGACACCAGTCTGAGCTGAGGGAAGCCAGCCAATTGAGTCACTGAAACGACCGCAGGAGGCGCACCCTAAGCCCAGCTTCTCGGAGCTGCTATTGCGAAATACGGCTTCCTTAATATCCAAATTTCAACAAGGGGGCTGGGCTGCTCGCCTTCATAGAAAGGCGACCGGGCCTAGATTAGATGTTCGCCTTTTTATAGAATAGAAAGAGAaggtaaagggggggggggtttggagATTCTTTCAAGAATGCATGGCTTCCTCCTATTCCGCTTCAACAGAAGCCCTTAAAATCCTGCTGCTATGGCAGCAAGGGTTATCCATTTCATAGGCGAGGGTGGGGGAGAAGCAAGCCGAACCTCTGATCGACCCGGACACGTCAAAAATTCTCGGCGCCGAGAGAAAGACGAGATTCGGTAAGTAATTCAGTGAGTGCTTTCTTTTATAAGAAGAGCGTCGGCTTGGAAGAAGAAAATGAAATACGAACAACCGCGCTGGTTGTAATAGATCGACTTGAATGCGTCTTCTTGCTCCAACATTCAAGTTCCATTTCAAGGGAGGACGACGTACCATGATACTTTCTGTTTTGTCGAGCCCTGCTTTGGTCTCTGGTTTGATGGTTGTACGTGCTAAAAATCCGGTACATTCCGTTTTGTTTCCCATCCTAGTCTTTTGCGACACTTTTGGTTTACTTATTTTGTTAGGTCTCGACTTCTCCGCTATGATCTCCCCAGTAGTTCATATAGGAGCTATTGCCGTTTCATTCCTATTCGTGGTTATGATGTTCAATCTTCAAATAGCGGAGATTCACGAAGAAGTATTGCGCTATTTACCAGTGAGTGGTATTATTGGACTGATCTTTTGGTGGGAAATGTTCTTCATTTTAGATAATGAAACCATTCCATTACTACCAACCCACAGATATACGACCTCTCTGAGATATACGGTTTATGCCGGAAAGGTACGAAGTTGGACTAATTTGGAAACATTGTGCAATTTACTTTATACCTACTATTCCGTATGGTTTTTGGTTTCTAGTCTGATTTTATTAGTTGCTATGATTGGGGCTATAGTACTTACTATGCATAGGACTACAAAGGTGAAAAGACAGGATGTATTCCGACGAAATGCCTTGGATTCTAGGAGCCATATAATGAACAGGACTATTTCTCCTTTTGGCCATAGCCATAGAAGAAGCTTCTCCTCCAGAGCGGGGGGACCGCCTGACAATTACAAAGAAACCTTTAAAATGTGGATTTAGTGCTCAGAATATAAGGATTTCCCTAGCTTAAAATGCAAGATAGACAGACTTCTTACATTCCTTGAGCCTGGGGAGATCCTATTCATGGTAAACACGTTCCCCCGGGACTTTCCTCTGCTCGAGATCTTAGAACCCCATGATATCCTAAATATAATTGCTCACTCGCACAAGCAATGGAAGCCACCCAAAAAGGGAGGCTAGTAATTTATTTTGGTAGGTTTGTATTGTTTCTCGAATTGGTAGGTTTCTCAAAGTAATTTTAGTAGGTTTCTCAGGAAATAGAGATGCCGAGGCCCCTACTTACCTTATGGGTAGGTAGGGGGAAGAAAGAGTGGGTCAGAGGGCTTCCTTCACAGTGCATACCTCTGTTTCTCTTTTGAGTTTTTCTGGTCGCGCAAGATCTTTGGTCTTCCCCTGGAACCGATGAAAAAGCGGGTCGCTTCTTATGGACTCGCTCAGAATGATTCTTTTATATCTAAGGAAAGGGGATGACATTATCGCCATTGATTGAATTCATACGTCTATCGCTATCCCGGGCCGAGGAGAGGGGGGTTTCGGAAGGAGGAAGGCTCGTTTCATTATCGAATATCATGTAGAACTCACTTGCCCTGCCTTTTGCTAGGAGAGTGTAGTTTGAGCATTCTATTGTGTGCTCGATCCGTGATACGCAAAGCAATCTCCTGTTTACTATTGATCTAATGACAGTTGATTGAGACTTGCCATTGTCGTCTTTCGAAAGCGAACTCTTATCTGGTTGCACTCGAGTTCTCCTGTCGACTTGTTTTTCAATAGTAAATCACAGGCAGTATGCCCTATTTGAAAACATGCAATGAGGGTACGAGCAACACTCCCCAAACTTGGCATGACTCATCGCCATCTTGTATTCATGATCTTACCTCTATTGGTCACAAATGCATAGCATAGGATCGAGTGGATCGGCACCCAATAGGCCAGATTTTCCTATCTTTGATGTTAGAAGTGATTCCAATCTATTTTTCTATAGTGATAGTTCACACATTAGCAATTAGCACTGCCTCAAAGCAAACATAGGAACTAGGGAGTTCATCGAGAGAAAGTCCCTTTAGTTTCGTACTTCCCTATTTCGGATTTGCATATGTCTTTAATCGCAATAGTTATAGAGAAATCCCTCAATCACGGGACAATCCTCCAGGGCAAAGGTACTTCCAAAGCTCAGAAGGTTCATCTGTGCATGAAAGGAATGAAACAAATTCCGTAGAAAAAATAGGAAAATCCCCACCGAGATCGGTACCTATCTAGATCCCCAGCTTCGACAACAAAACTCCTTCGCATTTTGCGACCATTCCCGCGAGGACTACGATTCGGATTATCTAATGTCATCCCCAAACAGAATTACACCTCTTAAGAGGAAGGGACGACCCTCTATCCGGTGTGGGTTCCTACGAATTATTGTTTGGTTCCGGATCCAGGTCCCTCTGCCCTTGCTTTTTGTTATTCCATAGGGGTATGGATTGAAGTAATCACTAATCCAGGAAAGATGGATCTTTAGCTAGAAAAACGAAAAGCCAATACGCCATGTATCAAAACAATATGGATAGGGGTAGTTGTATACCACCTACGAATAGGAAGATCCTGGGTTTTGTAAGAAAACTATGAATAGGAAGATCCTGGGTTTTGTAAGAAATCCAATTTCATCAATTCTAAGCACGGTAACGGCAGTGCTCCTATCCAACGGCCGGGGATCTATTCGATTTCTCAATTTGCTAATGCCGATAAGCTTAGGTTGTTATTTCATCGTCTTGCGCTAAAAAGGCACCCTCCTATTATGCTAACAAAGGGAGGGATAACGGCAAAGCGGAACAGCAATAGCGAAAGCAGGTACAGTAACGGCACAATCCCTAAAAAAGAATCAAAATAGAGAAATTTAGAGCGCTGCGAATTTCCTTCTTTTGATAATGCTACCCACACAGTCATGGCTCCTATCCGGTCACCGGGTTAAACAATTGATTCCTCTCAACGCATCCCCGCGGTAAAGAGCTAGTCGTATTCTTTTGATAATTCTCTAGTTGTATTCAAGCAAGAGTCCTCGGCATCCTATGAAAACAAGCGCTAGGAATATCAATAGTGTTAGCGTTAGCGTCCTGGCCTTTGCTTGGGGATTCCTCTATGGAGTTCCAAACATGCCATTGCTTTGCCTTTGCTCGTCCCTTTGATTCAATCCTTCTTCTCCTTGAAAGCTACAACTAGAAAATATATTCTTCTTTGCCGGTGTGAACCCTTCTTTTGAATAACAACCATTGGCAAGACCAGCGAAATCCGAATACGAATTCGAGGAAAGCCCATCCCTACTTCCCTTTGCTGTTGTTCCTCGAAATCCTCTACTAGTCATTGGTTTCAAAGCAAAGGTATCCGGTATAGGGGGTCGTGGGCAAGTTAGTGTTTCATTTCGATAGGTGATAGTGGTATACCCAAACCATATGGTATAGGTCTTGGAAAGGAAAGTAAATCAAGTCCATCTTACAGTATTTTTTCACTTGCTTGGGCTTAAGCGGTACCAGTACCCAGAGAATAGTTCCATTCTCTTTCTCCACATGACACCCTTGTGTTGTCAAACTAATGAATCCCTCTCCACCCCTGCTCCGACAAAGCAATAAGCACTAGGGTATCCACCCACCCGCCAGTTCGAATAGCCGGTTTCCTCCCCTTCCACTCAAGCTAAAGGTTCTGGGCTACGGCTTCCGGTTCCGTATTCCGATTCATCTTCGGATAGCATTAGAAAATCCCTTTCATGCCTTGCCAATACAACTATTATTTTTCTTAGCCGAGGAGCCTTTGGAAGTACCGTTGTTGGATCAGATTGAGCCATTATAGGATCGGATAAAGATTCACTCTTTTCCAATGCCTGCTTCCTTGGTTTCCTACTTTCTGCATCGAAAGTGACTTTTTGCTCAGTATCGAGAACCACTTCTTCTCCTTTTCGAGGCGTAGATCGCCCGTCATCTGATTTGCTTCGTCAAAGCGGATAGCATTGTGGAATTGATTATATTCGTAGAAAAACCACCCCTATTTAATAAGTCCTCGGAAATGATCTCATCTAGTACTTCTCTCAGCCTATTTGCCAAGACTTTGGAGCATAGCTTGTAAATGACATTGCACAAAGATATCGGCCTATACTGTGAGATTTCTTGGGGGTTCTACTGTCAGCAAGTGCACTATTATTTACTTCACCGCGTACTTAAAGAATTGTTGGTAGCAAAGAACAGCACCTGATAGAAAGGATGCTAACCAAGCCTCTTCTGTTTAAGCAAGGCTAAGCGAGAATAAGGGGTACAGTAGGCTGGTGACCCTGACGATAGCACTAAGACTGCCTCGGGAATCTCCTCAATCGTTGAAGAGTGCCTCGAGAATTGAATAAAAGCACTGATATCCATATAATCCTACAATTATGCTCTATTCTCTTGAAGAGAAGACACTTGAACTTCGTCATGTGCTATTGATCCTTTTGAACCTAAATTCACATTGGCTCTTTTGGGCATACAACTTTTGTTTTTCTGTGAAAGTCCTCCTTCCTCTGGACAAAGATTACATTATAGGTGCCTCGACCCGAAAGAGCATGATACAAGAAAGGATAGGACTTTTGCCAACTCTAGAGTTCGACTTCTAAAAAGAGAAAGCCactaacaaaaagaaagaaaagaggaggaagCTGGACTTACCTCTGTTAGAGATACAATGAATCGAATAAATAAGTCTTATGGATGAATGTTGAAGACGGACGATACAACCCTACTAAAAGTCACAAAGCTCACTTCGCTATCAGGCCTAGCAGCTGCTTCATAATATAGGTGAGATAGATTAATTGATTGTTTCTTTTGTTTGTTATAGAATTCTAAATCGAGCATTAGTTTGAACGACATAGAAAACTCTTTTCCAACTAAGCACTCTTGAGCATCAAGCAATTATATGGCTTGGATTCTGTCTGTTCCATCTTTTACCTTTGGAAAAATAAAGGGATTGGAGCCGAAAATccttgttgaagaggatatcgagcACAAGAGTGAAGAGTGAAGAGTAGAGGGCGCATTGGATGTGCGCTCCCTATGAACAATGTCCCACTAGAAATGGATCTTCGGAAATAAGAGTGTTTCTCTTGATATTTCTATTCTATTCTATTTCTATAAGTGAATTATTGATCAAGATCAAATGGCAAAAATGTAGATGTGAAACTATGTTCTTTGAACACCTTCTTCCATTCTATTGAAGCTGGCAAACAGGGGAGTGAGTGAAGAGAGAAGCCATGCCTCTTTCGATGTGAGGCAAGCGATGAACGAGTAGATGCTGCCCTTAGACCAATTTTCTCTTTCGGTAGCTGACACCGAGATGGGCTAGGCTAGGAAACCTTATTCGAGACGATAGGGATGGTAAACAAAGCGATGGGGTATACGTACGAATTGGAATGCAAATGAAATCATTGCCTATAAAGATGAACCCGTTAGCGTATAGGAACAACAGCATATGAAAGTTGGGTGGATACTCCTATTTAATTGGTTTAACCAGAAACAGAGGATAGGATTCAAAAAGTCAACCGGAAACCGAGCCCTAACCTTTAATTGATGAGAATTTCCATACCCCTACTACTCGTATGTATTGGCGTGGGTTCGTATGTAAACATTCGTATTGGCTTAGCAGAGCACTTCGTATCCCGCCACAACCGATCCTTTGCTTCCTTCTCACTCAGCTTTTTGACTCAACAGTCGTTCCCCCTGTTACACAAAGCTACGTATACAGGGGTAGTTGTTCATCCCTTTTGCTCGTGACATATCCCCTCGCTCTGTCTTCTATTCCTTCTGTGCGTTACGTTACTAAGGCCATCGGTCTTATGGAAAGAGAAGGCATATAATCGATTCTTTGACCGGCTTTGCTTCTTTCGTGATTCACGTAGATTGAAATTCACTTTGTTTAGGGCATGGCTAGTTTCGGGTTTTCTAAAACCATCGCCCAACTCTTTCTTATTCAGACACACCAACTGATatgttggattaacaagctagggaaTAATTGGGGCTTATGTGGACCCCTTCCCTTTAATTTAAGAAAGAGGTCTTCCTAGCTGACTTGAAACTAGATCTTCTTCCGAGTTTCGTTCTCTATGGCTTGTGAATTGCTGTACTGCCTGTTTCACTCTCTTCTAAGGGATCTCCTCCTATGGAGGTATGTAAAGTGGGTTCTATCGCATTTTCCATCTTAGGGCGAGCAATATAAGCAATTCTGGTATCAACAGATACATTGTTTGGGAAAGAAAGTGAAAACAATAGATCCAATTCTGGGTTTTGGGGATGGATTTCTCACAACCCTGAGGTGCTTGCTAATCTCTCGGATGAGTCGATGTCAATAGCAATTCTGATGAAACATCTTAAACATCTTTAGTGCCTTTTGCCTTTGAGCTCAATCGATCAGAAGAAAGGGAATATAACATGCCCCTCATTGTccttcaatcatggtgcaatgaatATCGTAGATAGAGTGATTTCGATCTCATATAGCTAGCTTTCCTTTCAAAGTGAAACGATTTTACTTTTACGTTGagatatttgaattggattttCTTTCACCACTACTATCATAACGCACAGAAAACACTAACGTTTCCGCTCGCTT
Above is a window of Triticum dicoccoides isolate Atlit2015 ecotype Zavitan chromosome 5B, WEW_v2.0, whole genome shotgun sequence DNA encoding:
- the LOC119306217 gene encoding NADH-ubiquinone oxidoreductase chain 6-like — its product is MRLLAPTFKFHFKGGRRTMILSVLSSPALVSGLMVVRAKNPVHSVLFPILVFCDTFGLLILLGLDFSAMISPVVHIGAIAVSFLFVVMMFNLQIAEIHEEVLRYLPVSGIIGLIFWWEMFFILDNETIPLLPTHRYTTSLRYTVYAGKVRSWTNLETLCNLLYTYYSVWFLVSSLILLVAMIGAIVLTMHRTTKVKRQDVFRRNALDSRSHIMNRTISPFGHSHRRSFSSRAGGPPDNYKETFKMWI